Below is a window of Picosynechococcus sp. PCC 7002 DNA.
TGGGGATTCCGGTCATTCTTGCCGATGCCAGTGTGACCAGCAGTTTACGGGATGCACGGATTGCCAAAGCAACGGCCCTCATTGCCGCCACCAGCCAAGACATGACCAACGTCGAAATTGCCCTGAGTGCCAAGGCGATCGCCCCCAAGGTCAATGTGATCGTCCGGATTCAGGATACCAATTTCGCCCAGTCGGCCCAGGAAGTCTTTTCCTTTGATCTGGTGCTTTCCCCGACGGAGTTGGCGACCCATTCTTTTGCTGCCGCCGCCCTAGGGGGACGTATCCTTGGCAACGGCATGACCGATGATTTGTTGTGGATTGCCCTTGCGACTCTAATTACCCCAAACCATCCTTTCTGTGGACAGCGAGTCCAGGACGCAGCGATCGCCCAAAATTTTGTGCCCCTCTACCTCGAATCCCAGGGAGAAGCGATTCACGGTTGGCCCCTCCTGCAACGGCAACTGCAGCCCCAGGATGTGCTCTACATCACCATCGCTGCCAATGGCCTCCAAAAACTGTGGCGCAAGGAACCTAGCAATTCAGAAGTGGCCTTTAACCCCTTCCCGTCAGTCCAAGGAAGCGAAGCCTTTGTGCCCTAGCAATCAATAAAGTTACATCTCAATCCAGGCGATCGCCAAACCAAAAGCTCTAAAATCAGAAATGTTAAGTACATCATGACGCATAGCTTTGAATTTTTGGACGTTACTGTTGCCCCCCATCGCTGGCACTGTGATTGGGTATTTCACCAATGACATTGCGATCAATATGCTGTTTCGTCCCTACAAGGCTATCTACATTGGCGATCGCCGTTTACCCTTCACCCCAGGTCTGATCCCCGCCAACCAAGACCGCCTCGCCCGTAACATTTCCCGGATTATTATGGGGTCGCTGCTCACCCCCGAAGAAATTCAAAAGCTCGCCCAAAAACTGCTCCAAACCGAACGTATCGAAGCTGCGATCCGGTGGCTGTTACAACTGGCCTTTGCACAAATCCAGGGCGAACAAGAACAAAAAACCGCTGGGATTTTGGCAGCAATTCTGCGAGATCTCGCCAGCGAATCTTTGCCCCGCCTGATTAAAGTCTGGTCTCGGGAAGATACCTTTTTAGAGGCCCAGGTTTACCAAATTTTCGATCAACTGCTGCTGGATTTTAAGCTCACAGAAGCCCAAGCCCGCCAGCTCACCGATTGGCTGTTGCGTACTGTTTTGACCCCCGATATTCTCCGTCAAGCGACCATTGATTTTCTCACAGATAAAAATATTGAAATTATCGACACCAGCCTCCGGGAAAAAACCAGCGGCACCTATTGGGTCGTTGCAAACCTATTTGGCGTTAAAAATAGCCTGACCCGCCTCCGGGCCTTCTGTTTAGAAGAACGAGAAATTGCCAATGCCCGCCTCCAAGAGTTAATCCTCACCCTCGAAATTCGCCTTAAATTGCGCCTCTGGCTCCAGGGTTTGTCCCTCCAAAATTTGCCTGTGTCTACGGTGCGGCAACTCCGTAAAAGTTTTCACCAAACAATCCGTCA
It encodes the following:
- a CDS encoding DUF445 domain-containing protein, with product MNFWTLLLPPIAGTVIGYFTNDIAINMLFRPYKAIYIGDRRLPFTPGLIPANQDRLARNISRIIMGSLLTPEEIQKLAQKLLQTERIEAAIRWLLQLAFAQIQGEQEQKTAGILAAILRDLASESLPRLIKVWSREDTFLEAQVYQIFDQLLLDFKLTEAQARQLTDWLLRTVLTPDILRQATIDFLTDKNIEIIDTSLREKTSGTYWVVANLFGVKNSLTRLRAFCLEEREIANARLQELILTLEIRLKLRLWLQGLSLQNLPVSTVRQLRKSFHQTIRQYFQNKGAGLMEYIGESVDWDNLSVVILRRLQASQVLDSSLGVVSQELSLLLDRYLEKDLEKIISQVIPILAIDQVIIERVNNTSPRELERAIQGIVKNELQAIVNLGGVLGFLVGVAQSVILLLN